The following coding sequences are from one Streptomyces sp. NBC_00536 window:
- a CDS encoding ABC transporter ATP-binding protein, with the protein MTTTTDTPAATTAETVLDARGVTMRFGGLTAVKNVDLTVKSGEIVGLIGPNGAGKTTFFNCLTGLYIPTEGEVRYKGTVLPPKSYKVTAAGIARTFQNIRLFNNMTVLENVLVGRHTRTKQGLWSSLLRLPVFHREEAASRARAIELLEFIGLAHKAEHLARNLPYGEQRKLEIARALASDPGLILLDEPTAGMNPQETRAAEELIFAIRDQGIAVLVIEHDMRFIFNLCDRVACLVQGEKLIEGTAAEVQGDERVVAAYLGEPFEGAPGADEVAEVEAAEAHSTTSTDGEAK; encoded by the coding sequence ATGACGACCACCACCGACACCCCCGCCGCCACCACGGCGGAGACCGTCCTCGACGCGCGGGGCGTCACGATGCGCTTCGGCGGCCTCACGGCCGTCAAGAACGTCGACCTCACCGTCAAGAGCGGCGAGATCGTCGGCCTCATCGGCCCCAACGGCGCGGGCAAGACCACCTTCTTCAACTGCCTGACCGGCCTCTACATCCCCACCGAGGGTGAAGTCCGGTACAAGGGCACGGTCCTGCCGCCCAAGTCGTACAAGGTCACCGCGGCCGGGATCGCCCGTACCTTCCAGAACATCCGGCTCTTCAACAACATGACGGTGCTGGAGAACGTACTGGTCGGCCGGCACACCCGCACCAAGCAGGGACTGTGGTCCTCGCTGCTGCGGCTGCCCGTCTTCCACCGCGAAGAGGCCGCGAGCCGCGCGAGGGCCATCGAACTCCTGGAGTTCATCGGCCTGGCCCACAAGGCCGAGCACCTCGCGCGCAACCTGCCCTACGGCGAGCAGCGCAAGCTGGAGATCGCCCGCGCCCTCGCGAGCGACCCCGGGCTCATCCTGCTGGACGAGCCCACCGCGGGCATGAACCCGCAGGAGACCCGCGCCGCCGAAGAGCTGATCTTCGCCATCCGGGACCAGGGCATCGCCGTACTCGTCATCGAGCACGACATGCGCTTCATCTTCAACCTCTGCGACCGGGTCGCCTGTCTCGTCCAGGGCGAGAAGCTCATCGAGGGCACCGCGGCCGAGGTCCAGGGCGACGAGCGCGTCGTCGCCGCCTACCTCGGTGAACCCTTCGAAGGCGCCCCCGGCGCCGATGAGGTCGCGGAGGTCGAGGCCGCCGAGGCGCACAGCACCACCAGCACGGACGGAGAAGCCAAGTGA
- a CDS encoding ATP-grasp domain-containing protein: MPTPVLYCRDALKPRSVDAHFAPEAREVRARGGTVGLIDHDTLLRGDAQQAVALVPAGLGNVWYRGWMIPGDRYAALAAALSRRGTELLVSPEQYRTAHELPGWYATFAEITPASVWRPTEPGEVLTADDLTALTEPLPPGAGIVKDYVKSRKHEWEQACFIPDLARAGELTRVVQRFVELQEESLTGGVVVRAFETFPKLESVAAEVRVWWLDGEPGLLTPHPDSPFGRGLVPDLDHIGPAVRRLGCRFVTTDVALRSDGVWRVVEVGDGQVSDLHRSADLSAFAALLIDPPAAGAAHSR, encoded by the coding sequence ATGCCGACGCCTGTCCTGTACTGCCGTGACGCATTGAAACCGCGAAGCGTGGACGCGCACTTCGCGCCGGAAGCGCGGGAGGTGCGCGCCCGGGGCGGAACGGTGGGGCTGATCGACCACGACACGCTGCTGCGGGGCGACGCGCAGCAGGCCGTGGCACTCGTACCGGCCGGACTGGGAAACGTCTGGTACCGGGGCTGGATGATTCCCGGCGACCGATATGCCGCGTTGGCTGCGGCGCTGAGCCGGCGTGGCACCGAGTTGCTCGTCTCACCCGAGCAGTACCGGACCGCCCACGAACTGCCGGGCTGGTATGCGACGTTCGCCGAGATCACACCCGCCAGCGTGTGGCGCCCCACCGAGCCCGGTGAGGTGCTGACCGCCGACGACCTGACGGCTCTCACCGAGCCGCTGCCGCCGGGTGCGGGGATCGTGAAGGACTACGTCAAATCCCGCAAGCACGAGTGGGAGCAGGCGTGCTTCATTCCCGATCTCGCCCGTGCCGGGGAGCTGACACGCGTGGTGCAGCGCTTCGTGGAGCTACAAGAGGAGTCCCTGACCGGTGGGGTCGTCGTCCGCGCCTTCGAGACGTTCCCGAAGCTGGAGTCCGTCGCGGCCGAAGTGCGCGTGTGGTGGCTGGATGGTGAACCCGGGCTGCTGACGCCCCATCCGGACAGCCCGTTCGGGCGCGGGCTGGTGCCCGACCTCGATCACATCGGGCCGGCGGTGCGGCGCCTGGGGTGCAGGTTCGTCACGACCGACGTGGCCCTGCGCTCGGACGGGGTGTGGCGGGTCGTCGAAGTCGGCGACGGCCAGGTCAGCGATCTGCACCGGTCCGCCGACCTGAGCGCATTCGCCGCGCTCCTGATCGACCCCCCGGCGGCCGGGGCGGCTCACTCCAGATAG
- a CDS encoding ABC transporter ATP-binding protein — translation MTALLEVEDLRVAYGKIEAVKGISFSVEAGQIVTLIGTNGAGKTTTLRTLSGLIKPRGGQIRFNGKSLKKTPAHDIVALGLAHSPEGRHIFPRMTIEDNLLLGAFLSKDKEGIQKDVQRAYELFPILGERRKQAAGTLSGGEQQMLAMGRALMCRPKLLMLDEPSMGLSPIMMQKIMATISELKAAGTTILLVEQNAQAALSLADQGHVMEIGKIVLSGPGRELLVNEDVRKAYLGED, via the coding sequence GTGACCGCACTCCTCGAGGTCGAGGACCTCCGGGTCGCCTACGGCAAGATCGAAGCCGTCAAGGGCATCTCGTTCAGCGTCGAGGCCGGCCAGATCGTCACCCTCATCGGCACCAACGGTGCGGGCAAGACGACCACCCTGCGGACCCTGTCCGGCCTGATCAAGCCGCGCGGCGGCCAGATCCGGTTCAACGGCAAGTCGCTGAAGAAGACCCCCGCGCACGACATCGTCGCGCTCGGGCTCGCCCACTCCCCCGAGGGGCGGCACATCTTCCCGCGCATGACGATCGAGGACAACCTCCTCCTCGGTGCCTTCCTCAGCAAGGACAAGGAAGGCATCCAGAAGGACGTCCAGCGCGCCTACGAGCTGTTCCCGATCCTGGGAGAGCGCCGCAAGCAGGCCGCGGGCACCCTCTCGGGCGGCGAGCAGCAGATGCTGGCGATGGGCCGCGCGCTCATGTGCCGCCCGAAGCTGCTGATGCTGGACGAGCCGTCCATGGGTCTCTCGCCGATCATGATGCAGAAGATCATGGCGACGATCTCCGAGCTCAAGGCGGCGGGCACCACGATCCTGCTGGTCGAGCAGAACGCGCAGGCCGCGCTCTCGCTCGCCGACCAGGGTCACGTCATGGAGATCGGCAAGATCGTCCTGTCCGGCCCGGGCCGCGAACTGCTCGTCAACGAGGACGTCCGCAAGGCGTACCTCGGCGAGGACTGA
- a CDS encoding branched-chain amino acid ABC transporter substrate-binding protein — protein MRHRSLIAVTAALAAGALTLTACGSRDNKADTSGGGDVTVTIGVDAPLTGDLSALGLGIKNSVDLAVKTANDKKYVKGVTFKIEALDDQAQPSSGQQNATKLVADKNVLGVVGPLNSSVSESMQKVFDDAKLTQISPANTSPSLTQGPNWASGQKVRTYKSYFRTATTDAIQGPYAAQYLFNKAGKKKVFIIDDKKTYGAGLAGTFKGEFTKLGGAVVGEGHIDPESKDFSAIVTQVKTSGADVVYYGGEYPAGGPLSKQIKAAGANIPLVGGDGMKDKKYVDLAGPAAAGDLCTSVGAPVETLPSATEFIANYKKAGYKDDYSAYGGYSYDSAWAIIEAVKKAVDANNGKLPDGARAKVLDAVQGVSFDGVTGKVSFDEFGDATNKQLTVYKVDGPDFKTVESGTYPAK, from the coding sequence GTGCGTCATCGTTCGCTCATCGCCGTGACGGCCGCCCTCGCCGCGGGCGCTCTCACTCTCACCGCCTGTGGCTCTCGCGACAACAAGGCGGACACCTCCGGCGGCGGAGACGTCACGGTCACCATCGGCGTCGACGCGCCGCTGACCGGCGACCTGTCCGCCCTGGGCCTCGGCATCAAGAACTCGGTGGACCTCGCCGTCAAGACGGCCAACGACAAGAAGTACGTCAAGGGCGTCACCTTCAAGATCGAGGCCCTCGACGACCAGGCCCAGCCGTCCTCCGGACAGCAGAACGCCACCAAGCTCGTCGCGGACAAGAACGTCCTCGGTGTCGTCGGCCCGCTGAACTCCTCGGTGTCCGAGTCGATGCAGAAGGTCTTCGACGACGCCAAGCTCACCCAGATCTCCCCGGCCAACACCAGCCCGTCCCTGACCCAGGGTCCGAACTGGGCGAGCGGCCAGAAGGTCCGCACCTACAAGAGCTACTTCCGCACCGCCACCACGGACGCCATCCAGGGCCCGTACGCGGCGCAGTACCTCTTCAACAAGGCGGGCAAGAAGAAGGTCTTCATCATTGATGACAAGAAGACCTACGGCGCCGGCCTCGCCGGTACCTTCAAGGGCGAGTTCACCAAGCTCGGCGGCGCCGTCGTCGGCGAGGGCCACATCGACCCGGAGTCCAAGGACTTCTCGGCGATCGTGACCCAGGTCAAGACCTCCGGCGCCGACGTCGTCTACTACGGCGGCGAGTACCCCGCGGGCGGCCCGCTCAGCAAGCAGATCAAGGCCGCCGGTGCCAACATCCCGCTCGTCGGCGGTGACGGCATGAAGGACAAGAAGTACGTCGACCTGGCCGGCCCCGCCGCCGCGGGCGACCTCTGCACCTCGGTCGGCGCCCCCGTCGAGACCCTGCCGTCCGCCACGGAGTTCATCGCGAACTACAAGAAGGCCGGCTACAAGGACGACTACTCCGCCTACGGCGGCTACTCGTACGACTCCGCCTGGGCCATCATCGAGGCCGTCAAGAAGGCCGTCGACGCCAACAACGGCAAGCTCCCCGACGGCGCCCGCGCCAAGGTGCTCGACGCCGTCCAGGGCGTCTCCTTCGACGGTGTGACCGGCAAGGTCTCCTTCGACGAGTTCGGTGACGCCACCAACAAGCAGCTGACCGTCTACAAGGTCGACGGCCCGGACTTCAAGACCGTCGAGTCGGGTACCTACCCCGCCAAGTAA
- a CDS encoding SUKH-4 family immunity protein gives MTTRPAGFDALMTEVTGAGCRLPSALWLPYDASSLARLGVGGEAVSGLVERGLPADCNRMFVRDSGRELEVRDLPPGRAAFLGVFEDGVSTYWLLIDSGEVWMVRGHEGDGDQQYGLVNSSVAGLQNVLEVWEAFASSGKSDADDDYEDYVEDVMERARQSDPKVFEDEEAWWSRVFEEVELGVLVPEEL, from the coding sequence ATGACCACCCGGCCCGCCGGCTTCGACGCGCTGATGACCGAAGTGACCGGGGCCGGGTGCCGGTTGCCGAGCGCGCTGTGGCTGCCATATGACGCGAGTTCTCTCGCGCGCCTGGGTGTGGGCGGCGAGGCCGTGTCCGGGCTGGTCGAGCGGGGGTTGCCGGCCGACTGCAATCGCATGTTCGTACGGGACTCGGGTCGGGAGCTGGAGGTCCGCGACCTTCCGCCCGGTCGGGCTGCGTTCCTCGGTGTGTTCGAGGACGGCGTCAGCACGTACTGGCTGCTGATCGACAGCGGTGAAGTGTGGATGGTCCGCGGCCATGAAGGCGATGGGGATCAGCAGTACGGGCTGGTCAACTCTTCGGTTGCTGGTCTGCAGAACGTCCTGGAGGTGTGGGAGGCGTTCGCCTCCTCGGGAAAGAGCGATGCGGACGACGACTACGAGGACTACGTCGAAGACGTGATGGAGCGGGCCCGGCAGAGCGATCCGAAGGTGTTCGAGGATGAAGAGGCCTGGTGGTCACGCGTTTTCGAGGAAGTCGAGCTCGGAGTCCTGGTCCCGGAAGAGCTATAG
- a CDS encoding Tat pathway signal sequence domain protein: MSGMSGIGPVEPGEGTAGHEPGDLPGDPPGTLPGGPASAPRALLERVRARCARHRLALAAAALAAALGLGGGYLYAVRPRPPAPVPAPPPAAPSQTLALDYGEPEPPETTPEGIAFEFTVRARTSSGPPVTIERIGQPSRALTVTVRPPSPVVVAAGEVREVVVQIHVADCVHVARNAGLPFLEVTLSNGFRKEDHAYILGDRYARDLSTALTRACPVDRDAGSTPGS, from the coding sequence TCCCCGGCGATCCCCCCGGCACGCTCCCCGGCGGGCCCGCCAGCGCCCCCCGCGCCCTCCTGGAGCGCGTCCGCGCCCGCTGCGCCCGCCACCGCCTCGCGCTGGCCGCGGCGGCTCTGGCGGCCGCCCTCGGCCTCGGCGGCGGCTACCTCTACGCCGTCCGGCCCCGGCCGCCCGCGCCCGTACCGGCGCCGCCGCCGGCCGCGCCCTCACAGACCCTCGCCCTGGACTACGGGGAGCCCGAGCCGCCGGAGACGACTCCGGAGGGCATCGCCTTCGAGTTCACTGTGCGTGCCCGGACCTCCTCCGGACCCCCGGTGACGATCGAGCGGATCGGCCAGCCGTCCCGGGCACTGACGGTGACCGTACGGCCACCCTCACCCGTCGTCGTGGCTGCGGGTGAGGTCCGTGAGGTTGTCGTGCAGATTCACGTGGCGGACTGTGTGCATGTTGCACGGAATGCGGGACTCCCTTTTCTGGAAGTAACCCTGAGTAATGGATTCCGGAAAGAGGATCACGCTTACATCCTCGGTGACCGATATGCCAGGGATCTTTCCACCGCTCTGACCAGGGCCTGTCCCGTAGACCGAGATGCGGGCTCCACGCCGGGGTCATGA
- a CDS encoding ANTAR domain-containing response regulator codes for MPRNEEPSVTAEHESSPTPVDADQSHVPPLTTRVVIAEDEALIRLDLKEMLEEEGYAVVGEAGDGQRAVELAREHRPDLVILDVKMPVLDGISAAEMIAEESIAPVLMLTAFSQRDLVERARDAGAMAYLVKPFSKSDVVPAIEMAVSRFAELRALEKEVADLSLRLETRKLVDRAKSILQTQYGLTEPAAFRWIQKTSMDRRMSMQQVAEAVIEDAEEKKNAAAAAGE; via the coding sequence ATGCCCCGCAACGAGGAGCCCTCCGTGACCGCCGAGCACGAGTCGTCGCCCACGCCCGTCGACGCCGACCAGTCGCATGTCCCGCCGCTGACGACCCGCGTCGTCATCGCCGAGGACGAGGCGCTCATCCGGCTCGACCTGAAAGAGATGCTGGAGGAGGAGGGCTACGCGGTCGTCGGCGAGGCCGGCGACGGTCAGCGCGCCGTGGAGCTCGCCCGCGAGCACCGCCCCGACCTCGTCATCCTGGACGTGAAGATGCCCGTCCTGGACGGGATCTCCGCCGCCGAGATGATCGCCGAGGAGTCCATCGCCCCGGTGCTGATGCTCACCGCGTTCTCGCAGCGCGACCTCGTCGAGCGGGCCCGGGACGCGGGGGCCATGGCGTACCTGGTCAAGCCGTTCTCCAAGAGCGACGTGGTCCCGGCCATCGAGATGGCCGTGTCCCGCTTCGCCGAGCTGCGCGCGCTGGAGAAGGAGGTCGCCGACCTCTCCCTGCGCCTGGAGACCCGCAAGCTCGTGGACCGCGCCAAGAGCATCCTGCAGACGCAGTACGGCCTGACCGAGCCCGCCGCCTTCCGCTGGATCCAGAAGACCTCCATGGACCGCCGCATGTCGATGCAGCAGGTCGCCGAGGCGGTCATCGAGGACGCCGAGGAGAAGAAGAACGCGGCCGCGGCCGCCGGCGAGTAG
- a CDS encoding branched-chain amino acid ABC transporter permease codes for MTNNTADTPQTATATAVRGFVPLPEKAGRALATVGGALTALSAFLSWTWTAKFPGDLTYYGSPAGLQWLVLVGGLMTALFGLASYGVKGLGWLTPAGADAAIKLSALAVFTTAWFTIIAIVNELGGIVNLEPGGFFLAAVSLLALVGALALPFEHPVPETPDPEDSGWDNFKLDSRNKWTTVKAAFTKGAVRPAKALPAYLEILLIAVLLGVSLGVFTFGIGTPYSELFFGFLLTAAFGFAALHQAGLIARFSAITGRHRNVALIGAFVAAAAFPFTQTDDQYATLGVNILIFATVALGLNIVVGLTGLLDLGYVAFLGVGAYTAALVSGSPNSPFGVHLPFWAALLIGAAASMVFGVLIGAPTLRLRGDYLAIVTLGFGEIFRISMNNLDGISGPDVTNGPNGISSIPNVDMFGFDFGAEHTIAGFTIGRFANYFLLMLLITFIVVMVFRRSSESRIGRAWVAIREDETAAEAMGINGFRVKLIAFALGATLAGLAGAVQAHVQYTVTPEQYVFANTVPPNSAFLLAAVVLGGMGTIAGPLIGGSLLFLLPNKLQIMGDKQLLIFGIALIVLMRLRPEGIIPNRRNQLELHEDMEAPTVLGKAGV; via the coding sequence ATGACGAACAACACCGCGGACACCCCGCAGACCGCCACCGCCACCGCCGTCCGGGGCTTCGTTCCCCTCCCGGAGAAGGCCGGCCGCGCCCTCGCCACCGTCGGCGGCGCGCTCACCGCCCTCTCCGCCTTCCTCTCCTGGACCTGGACCGCCAAGTTCCCCGGGGACCTCACCTACTACGGCTCCCCCGCGGGCCTGCAGTGGCTGGTCCTCGTCGGCGGCCTGATGACCGCCCTCTTCGGCCTCGCGTCGTACGGCGTCAAGGGCCTCGGCTGGCTCACCCCGGCCGGCGCCGACGCGGCGATCAAGCTGTCCGCCCTCGCCGTCTTCACCACCGCCTGGTTCACGATCATCGCGATCGTCAACGAACTCGGCGGCATCGTGAACCTCGAGCCCGGCGGCTTCTTCCTCGCGGCCGTCAGCCTCCTCGCCCTCGTCGGCGCCCTCGCGCTCCCCTTCGAGCACCCGGTCCCCGAGACGCCCGACCCCGAGGACAGCGGCTGGGACAACTTCAAGCTGGACAGCCGCAACAAGTGGACCACCGTCAAGGCGGCCTTCACCAAGGGCGCCGTCCGCCCCGCCAAGGCGCTGCCCGCCTACCTGGAGATCCTGCTCATCGCGGTCCTCCTCGGCGTCAGCCTGGGCGTCTTCACCTTCGGCATCGGCACGCCGTACTCGGAACTCTTCTTCGGGTTCCTGCTCACCGCGGCCTTCGGGTTCGCGGCCCTCCACCAGGCCGGCCTCATCGCCCGCTTCTCGGCCATCACCGGCCGGCACCGCAACGTCGCCCTCATCGGAGCGTTCGTCGCCGCCGCGGCCTTCCCCTTCACCCAGACCGACGACCAGTACGCGACCCTCGGCGTCAACATCCTCATCTTCGCCACCGTCGCGCTCGGCCTGAACATCGTCGTCGGCCTCACCGGTCTCCTCGACCTCGGTTACGTCGCCTTCCTCGGCGTCGGCGCCTACACCGCGGCCCTGGTCTCCGGTTCGCCCAACTCCCCGTTCGGCGTGCACCTCCCCTTCTGGGCCGCGCTCCTCATCGGCGCCGCCGCGTCCATGGTCTTCGGTGTGCTGATCGGTGCCCCCACCCTGCGGCTGCGCGGCGACTACCTCGCCATCGTGACGCTCGGCTTCGGTGAGATCTTCCGGATCTCCATGAACAACCTCGACGGCATCTCCGGCCCGGACGTCACGAACGGTCCCAACGGCATCTCCTCGATCCCGAACGTGGACATGTTCGGCTTCGACTTCGGCGCCGAACACACCATCGCCGGATTCACCATCGGCCGTTTCGCCAACTACTTCCTGCTGATGCTGCTCATCACCTTCATCGTGGTGATGGTCTTCCGCCGCAGCTCGGAGTCCCGCATCGGGCGCGCCTGGGTCGCCATCCGCGAGGACGAGACCGCCGCCGAGGCCATGGGCATCAACGGCTTCCGCGTCAAGCTCATCGCCTTCGCCCTCGGCGCCACCCTGGCCGGTCTGGCCGGCGCCGTACAGGCTCACGTCCAGTACACCGTGACGCCCGAGCAGTACGTCTTCGCCAACACCGTCCCGCCGAACTCCGCGTTCCTCCTCGCCGCCGTGGTCCTGGGCGGCATGGGAACGATCGCCGGACCCCTCATCGGTGGTTCGCTGCTCTTCCTGCTGCCCAACAAGCTCCAGATCATGGGCGACAAGCAGCTCCTCATCTTCGGCATCGCCCTCATCGTCCTGATGCGCCTGCGCCCCGAAGGCATCATCCCCAACCGGCGCAACCAGCTCGAACTCCACGAGGACATGGAAGCGCCCACGGTCCTCGGCAAGGCAGGGGTCTGA
- a CDS encoding branched-chain amino acid ABC transporter permease, which produces MHELPQQLVNGLLLGSMYGLVAIGYTMVYGIVQLINFAHGEIFMTGGFGAFSVWSILPKGTTMWIALPLMLIGAVIVATLFAVGAERFAYRPLRNAPRLAPLITAIGLSLALQQAVWAWYPNAKSSIVFPEISGGPFNIGSVTIQTGDIFLLIAAPISMAFLGYFVMKTRTGRGMQATAQDPDTAKLMGINTDRIITVAFALGAVFAAVGAVAYGLKYGEINYKMGFLLGLKAFTAAVLGGIGNIYGAMIGGLVLGLAETMATAYIADIPGFHQLGGQTWGNTWAFVLLILVLLFRPQGLLGQRVADRA; this is translated from the coding sequence GTGCACGAACTGCCGCAACAGCTGGTCAACGGCCTGCTACTGGGATCCATGTACGGGCTCGTCGCCATCGGCTACACGATGGTTTATGGCATTGTCCAGCTCATCAACTTCGCGCACGGCGAGATCTTCATGACCGGAGGCTTCGGCGCCTTCTCGGTCTGGTCGATCCTCCCCAAGGGCACCACCATGTGGATCGCGCTGCCCCTCATGCTCATAGGCGCCGTCATCGTGGCGACCCTCTTCGCCGTCGGAGCGGAACGCTTCGCCTACCGGCCGCTGCGGAACGCTCCCCGGCTCGCCCCTCTCATCACCGCCATCGGCCTCTCGCTCGCCCTCCAGCAGGCGGTCTGGGCCTGGTACCCCAACGCGAAGTCCTCCATCGTCTTCCCCGAGATCTCCGGCGGCCCCTTCAACATCGGCAGTGTCACCATCCAGACCGGTGACATCTTCCTGCTGATCGCCGCCCCCATCTCCATGGCCTTCCTCGGCTACTTCGTCATGAAGACCCGCACCGGCCGCGGCATGCAGGCGACCGCGCAGGACCCGGACACCGCCAAGCTCATGGGCATCAACACCGACCGCATCATCACGGTCGCGTTCGCCCTCGGCGCCGTGTTCGCCGCCGTCGGAGCCGTCGCGTACGGCCTCAAGTACGGCGAGATCAACTACAAGATGGGCTTCCTGCTCGGCCTCAAGGCGTTCACCGCTGCCGTCCTCGGCGGCATCGGCAACATCTACGGCGCCATGATCGGCGGCCTCGTCCTCGGCCTCGCCGAGACCATGGCCACCGCCTACATCGCCGACATCCCCGGCTTCCACCAGCTGGGCGGTCAGACCTGGGGCAACACCTGGGCGTTCGTACTCCTCATCCTCGTGCTCCTCTTCCGGCCCCAGGGCCTGCTGGGCCAGCGCGTGGCCGACAGGGCGTGA
- a CDS encoding TetR/AcrR family transcriptional regulator, which yields MSTNITPRTGGRLRNEEARQSVLEATAALLLENGYGALTIEGVAKRANVAKSTVYRWWKGKPELVMDASVHTPEADTESGPEPDTGTLAGDLTAFLADLYATAGDPVRARALTGLAAEAQLDPGSAAPFRAWARTRRDLVRALFARAVAREEIDAATDPDRAADLVLGPFWYRLLVEGAAPDPADAGTHVASVLQRRVVSPE from the coding sequence GTGTCAACCAACATCACCCCCCGCACCGGCGGCCGCCTCCGCAATGAGGAAGCCCGTCAATCCGTCCTGGAGGCCACCGCCGCCCTCCTCCTGGAGAACGGCTACGGCGCCCTCACCATCGAGGGGGTCGCCAAGCGGGCGAACGTCGCCAAGAGCACGGTCTACCGCTGGTGGAAGGGCAAGCCCGAACTGGTCATGGACGCCTCCGTCCACACCCCCGAGGCGGACACCGAAAGCGGACCCGAACCCGACACCGGCACGCTCGCGGGCGACCTCACCGCGTTCCTCGCCGACCTCTACGCCACCGCCGGCGATCCCGTCCGGGCCCGCGCACTCACCGGGCTCGCGGCCGAAGCCCAGCTCGACCCCGGATCCGCCGCGCCCTTCCGGGCCTGGGCCCGGACCCGCCGTGATCTGGTCCGCGCCCTCTTCGCCCGGGCCGTCGCCCGCGAGGAGATCGACGCGGCCACCGATCCCGACCGCGCCGCCGACCTGGTCCTCGGCCCCTTCTGGTACCGGCTCCTCGTGGAGGGCGCCGCCCCGGATCCCGCGGATGCCGGAACGCACGTCGCCTCGGTGCTCCAGCGGCGCGTGGTCAGCCCAGAGTGA